The Lacticaseibacillus pabuli region AGAAATCTTGCCCCGTACACGCGCATGGCGCTTTGCACGAGTCTTGTTCTTATCTGGCTTAGAAATCACAATGTTCACCTCTTGTTTATTTGTGGAAACTAGAATTCATCTAGTTTTACTTACCAGTCTTACCTTCCTTACGACGGACAACTTCGTCCTCGTAACGAATACCCTTACCCTTGTAAGGTTCAGGGGCGCGAACGGAACGAATTTCCGCTGCGAACTGGCCAACTTCTTGTTTGCTAATACCGCTAACTACGATACTAGTTGTGGAAGGAACTTCGACGCTAACGCCTTCTGGTGCTTCCATCTCAACTGGGTGGGAGTAACCAACGTTAAGCACGAGCTTCTTACCCTGCATCTGGGCACGGTACCCAACCCCAACCAGGGTCAAGTTCTTTTTGAAACCATCCGTAACACCTTCAACCATGTTGCTGAAGTTAGAACGGGTAGTACCGTGCACAGCCTTAAAGGAATCATCTTCACGAGTGAACTTTACTTCGTCGCCTTCAACGCTCATTTGGATATCAGCGCTGAATTCGCGGGTAAGTTCGCCCTTGGGACCCTTAACCGTAACTTCGTTGCCGTTTTCGTTAACGGTAACACCGGCAGGAATCTTAACAACTTTATAACCGATACGACTCACAGGTGCGCACCTCCTTCTTTATTTGTATATTACCAAACGTAAGCGAGAACTTCGCCGCCGACGTTCTTAGCGCGGGCTTCCTTATCGGTCATAACACCGGTGGAAGTGGAGATGATGGCAATACCAAGACCGTTCAGGACCTTAGGCACTGCATCAGCCTTAACGTACGTGCGCAGGCCAGGCTTGGAAATACGCTTCAAACCAGAAATGACACGTTCGTTGTTCTTGCCATACTTGAGGAAGACACGGATTTCGCCTTGCTTGTCGTCTTCGATGACTTCATAGTCGCGGATGAAACCTTCACTCTTCAGAATCTCTGAAAGTGAGATCTTCATCTTGGACGCAGGAATTACAAGACTTTCGTGGCGAACCATGTTCGCGTTACGAATGCGGGTCAAGTAATCTGCAATAGGATCAGTCAGGACCATTGATTAAACCTCCTTTGGTTAGGTAAATGCTACCAGCTAGCCTTCTTCAGACCAGGAATCTGTCCAGCATGAGCTAACTCGCGAAGGCAAATCCGGCAAAGCTGAAACTTGCGGTATACAGAGTGTGGCCGACCACAGCGTTTGCAGCGGGTGTATTCCTGCACTGCAAACTTAGCCGGGCGCTCGTTCTTGATAATGAGAGACTTCTTAGCCAAGTGGTAGACCTCCTTTATTTAGCAAATGGCATCCCGAATTGTGTAAGCAATTCGAGTGCTTCTTCATCAGTGTTAGCAGTTGTAACGATTACAACGTCCAAGCCGCGTACACGGTTGACCTGATCGTAGTCGATTTCTGGGAAGATCAATTGTTCGCGTACACCAAGTGTGTAGTTACCGCGACCATCAAAACTCTTAGCAGAAACACCACGGAAGTCACGCACACGTGGAAGTGAAACATTGATGAGCTTGTCAAGGAAGTCGTACATACGATCGCCGCGAAGTGTTACCTTCGCACCGATAGCCTGACCTTCACGCAGACGGAAGCCCGCGATAGACTTCTTAGCCTTGGTGATGAGTGGCTGCTGGCCAGAGATAAGCTTGAGCTCTGCAACTGCTTCGTCAAGGAGCTTAGCATTCTGAGTAGCGTCACCGACACCCATGTTCAAGACAATCTTGTCAATCTTTGGCGTCTGCATTGTTGACTTGTATGAAAACTTGTCAGTGAGTGCAGGTGCGATTTCTTTGCTGTAGCGTTCTTTTAAACGGTTAGCCATGAAAATTGGGTCCTCCTTCCTGCTTACTTGTCAAGTGCGTCGCCGGACTTCTTGGCTACACGCACACGCTTGCCGTCAGTGACCTGCACGCCAACACGAGTTGGTTTGCTGTCCTTAGGGTCAAGCAACATTACGTTAGACACGTGGATTGCTGCTTCCGTATCGATTACACCGCCATTGGGGTTAACCGTCGTTGGCTTCACGTGCTTTTTGATCATATTGACACCTTCGACAACCACACGGTCCTTACCTTTAAGGATCTTGGTTACGGTGCCTTCCTTGCCAGCGTCTTTTCCACGCATAACTCGGACTTTATCACCAGTTTTGATAAACATGTTGCACCTCCTCTAGTGGGGAAAATTACAGAACTTCGGGTGCCAGGGAAACAATCTTCATGAAGTCCTTGTCACGCAGTTCACGAGCGACAGGGCCAAAGATACGCGTACCCTTAGGCGACTTGTCGGCATTGATGATAACGGCTGCGTTTTCATCGAACTTGATGTAAGAACCATCGTTACGACGTGCACCAGACTTGGTCCGGACAATCACGGCCTTAACGACGTCAGCTTTCTTGACAACACCACCTGGCGTAGCCTGCTTAACAGTTGCTACAACGACATCACCGATGTTACCGGTCTTGTGGAATGAACCGCCAAGCACCTTAATTACGAGGATTTCGCGTGCACCGGAGTTGTCTGCCACTTTGAGGCGACTTTCTTGTTGAATCACTATTGTGTCCTCCTTTCGTCACGGAATTCTGTTAAATGATAACTGCTTTCTCAACGATCTTGAGCAAGCGGAACCGCTTCTGCTTAGATAGCGGACGAGTTTCCATAATCTGAACGGTATCGCCAACTTTGGCTTCGTTCTGTTCGTCGTGGGCGTAGTACTTTTTGGAGTACTTAACGCGCTTGCCATACGTTGGGTGAGTCTTAGTTGTGCTGACCTCAACGGTGATGGTTTTGTCCATCTTAGCAGAAACCACGCGTCCCTGATAAACTTTGCGACTGTTGCGTTCTTCCAAGGTTAAGTCTCCTTTCCTACTTGCTCAATTCCTGCTGACGCAGGACCGTCTTAATCCGGGCAATGTTCTTCTTGACCTGCTTTAAACGAGCAGTGTTTTCAAGTTGACCGGTAGCTTGCTGGAAACGCAGATTGAAGAGTTCTTCTTTGTACTGCTTTTCCTTATCAAGCATTTCAGCAGCGCTCAATGCGGTAATTTCTTTAGCCTTCATTTGATTGCCCACCTACTTCCTCACGCTTAATAATCTTGGTACGGATTGGGAGTTTGTTGGATGCAAGACGCAGAGCTTCACGAGCGACGTCGGCTGGAACACCAGCAACTTCGAACATGACCTTCTCGCGCTTAACAACGGCTACCCAGCCAGTTGGTGCACCCTTACCATTACCCATACGAACCCCAACACCCTTACTGGTGTAGGACTTCTGTGGGAAAATCCGAATCCAAACCTGACCGCCACGTTTCATGTAACGAGTCATAGCAACACGGGCAGCTTCAATCTGACGGTTTGAAATCCAGTGGGATTCCAAAGCTTTCAGACCGTATTCCCCGAAACTAACTTTTTTGCCGCCTTTAGCGGCACCACGCATCTTACCACGGAATTCGCGGCGATGTTTTACACGCTTAGGTACAAGCATCGGTTACTTCGCTCCCTTCGCAGAGTTCTTCTTGTCTGGAAGAATTTCGCCACGGTAGATCCAGGTTTTAACACCCAGCTGACCATATGTGGTACGAGCTTCCACCCAAGAGTAGTCAATATCCGCACGCAATGTGTGCAGAGGAACAGTTCCTTCAGCGTAATGTTCACGCCGGGAAATGTCAGCACCGTTCAAACGGCCGGAAACCTGGGTCTTAATACCCTTGGCACCTGCACGCATGGTACGCTGCATGGTCTGCTTCATTGCGCGACGGAAGGCGATCCGCTGTTCAAGCTGCTGGGCGATGTTTTCGCCGACAAGCTTGGCATCCAGATCAGGCTTCTTAATTTCAACAATGTTAATGTGCACGTTGCGGCCGGTAAGTTCAGCAAGCTGCTTACGCAGTGCTTCAACTTCAGAACCACCCTTACCGATAACCATACCTGGCTTAGCGGTGTGAATGGAAATGTTGACCTTGTTTGCGGCACGTTCGATTTCGATGGTCGAGACAGACGCATCGGCTAACTTCTTATTGATGAAGTCCCGAATCTTGATATCTTCGTGCAGGAAAGTAGCGAAATCCTTTTCAGCATACCACTTAGCTTCCCAGTCACGAATAACACCAACACGGAATCCATTTGGATTAATCTTGTGACCCACGCTCTATCCCTCCTTATGCTTCTTTTTCTGCAACAGTCACAGTGATGTGGCTAGTGCGCTTGTTGATTGGTGATGCAGAACCCTTAGCACGAGGACGGAACCGCTTGAGGGTTGGGCCTTCGTTAACATAAGCGTCCTTAACGTACAGATTCTGTGCGTCAAGATCAAAGTTGTTCTCGGCATTTGCAATGGCACTCTTCAGTACCTTTGTAATAATAGGTGAACCAGCGCGAGGCGTGAATTCAAGAATAGCGAGAGCTTCATCTGCTTGGCGACCGCGGATCAGATCGATTACAAGACGTGCCTTGCGGGCAGCAATCCGAACCGTCTTCGCTGTAGCGGTTGCTGAGGTAATTGTTTCAGCCATGATTAGATTGCTCCTTTCTAACGGCGTACCGTCGTCTTGTCGTCAATTGCGTGACCACGGAAGGTACGGGTTGGTACGAATTCACCGAGCTTGTGACCAACCATGTCTTCGGTAACGAATACCGGGACGTGCTTGCGACCGTCATAAACGGCAAAGGTGAACCCGATGAAACTTGGGAAAATGGTTGAACGACGTGACCATGTCTTGATGACAGGCTTGTTGTCGTTATCTTGCATTGCTTCAACCTTCTTAAGAAGGGAAGCATCTGCAAAAGGTCCTTTTTTAAGACTGCGACCCATTGTGTGACCTCCTTAACGTATGCTAGTAGCTTACTTGTGCTTACGGTGACGAATAATGAACTTCTCGGACTGAGCCTTGTGACTACGGGTCTTCTTACCAAGAGTCTTCTTACCCCATGGGGACAGAGGACTTGGACGACCGATAGGAGCCTTACCTTCACCACCACCATGTGGGTGATCGTTAGGGTTCATTACAGAACCACGAACGGTAGGACGGAAGCCGAGCCAGCGTTTGCGACCAGCCTTACCAATTGAGATAAGGGCATGTTCGGAGTTACCAACTTCACCAATGGTTGCGCGGTTAACGGCGAGGATCATACGAACTTCACCGGATGACAGACGTACTGAAACGTACTTGCCATCATGACCAAGAACCTGTGCGGAAGCACCGGCACTACGAGCGAGCTGACCACCCTTACCAGGCTTGAGTTCGATGTTGTGAACGGTAGTCCCATCAGGAATTTCGGAAAGAGGCATGGTGTTACCAACTTTGATATCAATACCAGAGCCGGAAACAACGACGTCCCCTGCCTTAAGACCCTTAGGTGCGATGATGTAGGTCTTAACCCCATCTTCGTATGTGAGCAGGGCAATGTTTGCCGTGCGGTTTGGATCGTATTCAATGGCTGTAACCTTAGCGTTTACGCCATCTTTCTGCCGCTTGAAGTCAATCACACGGTAGAACTGTTTGTTACCACCGCCACGATGACGGACAGTAATCTTACCACGTGCGTTACGGCCGGCAGTGTGGCTCTGGCTTTCAAGAAGTGTCTTTTCAGGCTTCTTTTTGGAGATACCAGCAAAGTCAGATACTGACATGTTCCGGCGGCCGTTTGTGGTTGGTTTGTACTTAATAATCGCCACGATTTTTACCTCCTATTTAGAATTAATCGCCAAAGATTTGAATGTCTTTGGAGTCTTTCGTCAGGGTTACGATGGCCTTGCGACGACGACGCGTCACACCTTCATAACGACCCTGGCGCTTCTTCTTACCGCGAACATTCGCAATGTTAACGTTCTTAACGTTTACACCGAAGATTTCTTCAGCAGCACGACGAACTTGCGTCTTGTCTGCATTCAGAGCAACTTCAAAGGTGTACTTGCGGTTGTCCATTTCGGCGGTAGACTGTTCGGTAATGATCGGGCGAAGAATTACATCGCGTGCATCCATTATGCGAACACCTCCTCAATCTTTTGGAGAGCTGCCTGTGTTACAACCAGCTTCTTTGCGTTGACAATGTCGAGTACGTTGATGCCTTCTGCTTCAACGACCTTAACGTTTGGCAAGTTGCGTGCTGAAAGAGCAGCGTTATCGTTGCCTGATTCCAGAACAACAAGTGCCTTCTCGTCAGCCTTAAGACTCTTGAGAGCCTTGGCAAAGTCGGCGGTCTTAGGAGCATCAAAGCTCAAAGCGTCAACTGCAACGAGTGCGTTGTCTGCAACCTTTTCAGAAAGTACGGACTTGAGAGCCAAGCGACGTACCTTCTTAGGAAGCTTGTAACTGTATGAACGTGGGTGTGGTCCGAAGACGATACCACCGCCACGCCATTGTGGGGAACGGATTGAACCCTGACGAGCCCGACCAGTACCCTTCTGACGCCATGGTTTGCGGCCACCACCAGAAACTTCGTGGCGGTTCTTAACCTTGCTAGTACCCTGGCGAAGAGAAGCACGCTGCATGATGATAGCGTCGAATACGACGTTATCGTTTGGTTCGATGGCGAAAATTGCATCGTTTAATTCAACTGAGCCGTTTTCTGAACCATCTTGCTTGTACAAAGTAACGTTAGCCATCTGTTAATGTCCTCCCTTCGTAATTATTTGTGATCTGCTTTAACAGCAGTCCGGACGGTGACAAAAGACTTGTTTGCTCCAGGGACGTTACCCTTAATGAGCAATACGTTGTGGTCAAGGTCAGCGGATACGATTTCGAGGTTCTGCATGGTAACTGTCTTGTTACCCATGCGGCCAGGAAGCTTCTTACCCTTGAAGACCTTGTTAATGATGGCACCGAGTGAACCAGGACGACGGTGGTAACGAGAACCGTGGGCCATAGGACCGCGGGACTGTCCGTCCTTCTTGATGTTACCCTGGTAACCGTGACCCTTCGTTGTCCCAGTAACATCAACGATGTCGCCAGCAGCGAATGTGTCAGCCTTAACTTCAGAGCCAACTTCGTAATCGCTAAGCACTACATCGCGGAGTTCCTTAATGAAGCGCTTAGGGGTGGTGTTCGCCTTCTTAGCGTGCCCTTGAGCAGGCTTGTTGGTCAGAACTTCACGCTTGTCGCCAAACCCAAGCTGAACGGCTTCGTAGCCATCAGTTTCGTTTGTCTTAACCTGGAGAACAACGTTAGGTGTTACATCAACAACAGTAACAGGAACGAGTTCGCCGTTTTCGGTAAAGACTTGGGTCATGCCGACCTTTTTACCTAAGATTCCTTTACGAAACATGGGTGCACCTCCAATTTCCTAATAGATTAAAGTTTGATCTCAATGTCAACGCCGCTTGGAAGATCAAGCTTCATCAGCGCGTCAACAGTTTTTGGTGTTGGGTTTACAATATCAATGAGACGCTTGTGCGTACGCATTTCAAACTGTTCCCGAGAATCCTTGTACTTGTGGGGAGAACGCAGCACCGTGTAAAGTGTACGTTCTGTTGGGAGTGGGATTGGGCCTGAGATAGCAGCGCCGGTGCGCTTAGCTGTCTCAACAATCTTCTCCGCGGACTGATCGAGAATCCGGTGTTCGTAAGCCTTAAGCCGGATCCGAATCTTTTGATTTGCCATTGTGTTTCCTCCTTCGTCTATTATCAGTAGTAGACTAGCTCCGTGAAAATTACCAACTCGCTGCCGTGGCAAAGCGGCCGGGCGTGTCGCAACCTCTCACATCCACGCTACTCCGCGCCAACAACCATCAGGACGCACAGGACGTCCTTGATAATCAGCACTCCTAATACTATACAGCACGTAAAGGCCGATATCAAGCCTTTTATACAGACTTTTTCACTGGCTCGGAAAATTCTTTTCAGGCGGGCGAAAGACCGTTTCCAAAATTTTCATTTTGGACTTGTACGACGTGTCAAGACAGGTATAATTTGGCTTAAATAACCGAATTTAAACTCGAAAGAAGGAATTCCCATGTCGAAGGCCCTACTCATCATCGATTATACCAACGATTTTGTCGCAACGGATGGTGCTTTAACAGCAGGAAAACCCGCGCAAGCCATCGCGCCACGAGTCAACGCACTCGCCCAGCAATTTTTGACTGCCGGGGATTTTGTTTTTCTACCGACTGACCAACACGTACCGGGTGACCCCTACCACCCCGAAACAAAATTGTACCCACCGCATAATGTTGAAGGCACGCCAGGTCGTGATTATTATGGGGAACTTCAGACCTGGTATGAGGCCAACAAGGGCAACGCCCGCGTCATGGCATTCCCGAAACATCGGTACTCTAGTTTTGCCGGGACACCCTTAGATCAGTGGTTACGTGAACGTGGTGTTACCGACGTGCACATCATTGGTGTCTGCACGGATATTTGTGTCTTGCACACCGCAATTGATGCCTATAACTTGAACTACAAGATTACCATTCACCAAGATGCCGTCGCAGCATTCAATCCTGAGGGCCAAACGTTTGCACTCGCCCACTTCAAAAATGTTTTGGGTGCTACCGTCGTCTAGCGGGAGTTCCCTCTATTATAGAAGAAACGAATTCTTCACGATCACTTTGTCCCCGCACGCGGATACTCCTGCCGATAGACGCTGCTGGCTAGAGCGTCCCTGCATTGATGACACACTGCAACGCAAAAACGCCGCCCGCAACTGAATGCGGACGGCGTTTTTGTGTGAACTTTAGCAAGTAATCAGATGATTACTGGCCACCGTTCTTCTTGATGATTTCTTCTTGGATGCTCTTTGGCACTGCTTCGTAGTGGTCAAAGGTCATCGTGAAGGTACCACGACCCTGGGTAGCGGAACGAAGTGTCGTCGCGTAACCGAACATTTCAGCAAGTGGCACCATAGCGTTAACCGCCTGGGCGTTACCACGTGCTTCCATACCTTCGACACGACCACGACGAGCCGTAACCTGGCCCATGATGTCCCCGAAGTTATCTTCAGGTGCGATAATTTCAACCTTCATGATAGGTTCGAGGATAACGGCGCCGGCATCCTTAGCAGCGTTCTTAAGGGCCATTGATGCGGCAACCTTAAATGCGGCTTCAGATGAATCGACTTCATGGTAACTACCATCGTAGAGCTTAGCCTTAACGTCGATCAGAGGGTAACCTGCAAGAACACCATTTTCCATGGATTCCTTCAGACCTTGTTCAACGGATGGGATGTATTCACGAGGAACAACACCACCGACAATGGCATCTTCGAACTCGAAGCCCTTGCCTTCTTCGTTAGGTGTAAATTCAACCCAAACATCACCATACTGACCTTTACCACCAGACTGGCGAACAAACTTACCTTGGGCGGAAGCTGACTTCGTGAAGGTTTCACGGTAGGCAACTTGTGGTTCACCAATCTGCGCGTCAACGTTGAATTCACGACGCATACGGTCAACCATGATGTCCAAGTGCAATTCACCCATCCCGGCGATCAGAGTTTCACCGGTTTCAGGGTTCGTTTCAGCACGGAAGGTTGGGTCTTCTTCAGAAAGCTTCTGAATCGCAACATCCAGCTTGTCCCGGTCTTCCTTGGACTTAGGTTCAACGGAAACTTGGATAACTGGTTCTGGGATTTCCATGGATTCAAGAATCAATGGGTGATCCTTATCGGTCAGGGAGTCACCAGTTGTGGTGTTCTTCAAACCGATAACAGCAGCGATATCACCAGAGAAGACTTCAGGGATTTCCTGACGGTGGTTACTGTGCATTTGCAGCAGACGACCAACACGTTCACGGTTGTCCTTGGACGTGTTCTGAACGTATGAACCGGCTTCAAGAGAACCCGTGTAAACACGGATGTAAGTCAAACGACCAACGAATGGGTCGGTAGCAATCTTAAATGCAAGGGCAGCAAATGGCTTGTCGTCCCCAGCAATCAAGGCAACTTCTTCACCAGTATCTGGGTCAGTCGCGTTGTATGGCTTAACGTCCAATGGGCTTGGCAGGTAGTCAACAACACCGTCAAGCAGCATCTGAACACCCTTGTTCTTGAAGGCAGAACCCGCAAATACAGGGAAGAATTCGAGGTCGATGGTGGCCTTACGAATTGCCTTGCGCAAGTCTTCAACAGGAATGTCATCCCCGTTGAGGTAACGGTCCATGATACCATCGTCAACATCGGCAATGGCTTCAATCAGGTCCGTACGTGCAGCCTTAGCATCGTCAAGGTACTCGGCAGGAATGTCAACAACATCCCATTCGGAACCAAGTTCGTCTTCGTCGTAGAGGTCAGCCTTCATATCAAGGAGGTCGATAACCCCTTCGAAGTTGTCTTCAGCACCGATTGGGAGCTGAACGGCATGGGCGTTTGCACCAAGACGGTCGTGGATGGACTGAACAGAGAACTTGAAGTCAGCACCAATCTTATCCATCTTGTTAACGAAAACAATCCGGGGAACACTGTAGGTGGTAGCCTGACGCCAAACGTTTTCAGTTTGTGGTTCTACACCAGCCTGGGCATCCAGAACAGTAATCGCACCGTCAAGGACACGGAGGGAACGTTCAACTTCCATTGTGAAGTCAACGTGCCCTGGGGTGTCGATGATGTTAACACGGTGGCCCTTCCAAACAGCGGTGGTCGCAGCAGAAGTGATGGTAATACCACGTTCCTGTTCCTGAACCATCCAGTCCATTTGAGAAGCACCATCATGGGTTTCACCAATCTTGTGAATCTTACCCGTGTAGTAGAGAATACGTTCGGTCGTCGTGGTCTTACCCGCATCAATGTGGGCCATGATCCCGATGTTCCGGGTCTTTTCAAGTGGGAATTCACGCTTGTTAGCCATGTGAAAAATTTTCTCCTCTCAATTTTTTGCTTAGTTAAGCAACTGAGTTTTTGTAAGTGACGTTTTTATGAAGAAAAAGGCTACTATATGACGAAAGTGCCCGCATATAATAGCCAAATCTCTTACCAACGATAATGTGCAAATGCCCGGTTGGCATCTGCCATCTTGTGGGTATCTTCACGCTTCTTAACTGCGGCACCAGTGTTGTTCGCAGCATCCATGATTTCGCGCGCAAGGCGTTCGTCCATGGTGTGTTCACCGCGCTGACGTGAGTACTGCACAAGCCAGCGAAGGCCGAGCGTCGTACGACGTTCTGGGCGTACTTCGATAGGAACCTGGTAGTTAGAACCACCGATACGACGAGCCTTAACTTCGAGGACAGGCATGATGTTCTTCATCGCCTCTTCGAAAACTTCGACAGGTTCGTTACCGGTTTGCTTCTTGATGATGTCAAAAGCATCATAAAGAATAGTTGAAGCCTTACCGCGCTTACCATCAATCATCAAGTGGTTGATCAAGCGACTTACCAGTTTTGAATTGTAAACTGGGTCTGGCAGGACATCTCGTTTTGATACATTGCCTTTACGTGGCATCCTGATAGCCTCCTATTTCCCGTTATGGGAGTAGATTTTTTACGAGATTAAATATTGTTGTTGTTTACTTCTTAGGACGTTTCGTACCGTACTTAGAGCGACTCTGCATACGACCGTCAACACCGGCTGTATCGAGCGCACCACGAACGATGTGGTAACGTACACCAGGCAAATCCTTAACACGGCCCCCACGGATCAGGACAACAGAGTGTTCCTGAAGGTTATGGCCGACACCTGGGATGTAAGCAGTAACTTCAATCAGGTTGGACAGACGCACACGAGCGTACTTCCGCAAAGCGGAGTTAGGCTTCTTAGGTGTCATGGTCCCAACACGAGTAGCAACACCGCGCTTCTGAGGTGCGGGGTTAGTTGTGAGGGACTTGTTCTTGCTGTTGTAACCGAAGTTCAAAGCTGGAGAGTTTGACTTGGTTGTGTGAGATTTACGACCTTGACGTACTAATTGGTTGATAGTAGGCATTTCCAAGGTTCCTCCTTTCAAATTATGTGCTGTTTTATGTCCACACATCCAGGCGGTTCATTTTTTGCGATAAAAAATTGGCCAGCCAGGCGAGCAGATTACTCTAGTGCGTGAGTTATCACAGTGATAACCCGCAATTCGTACCAGCGCGTCCGGCGACCCGAATAAACTGGAAAAAGCACCTTTGATAGTATAACCAGGTTTGCATGCGAATGTCAAACAAAAAACACGCCCGGATGTGT contains the following coding sequences:
- the rpsL gene encoding 30S ribosomal protein S12, producing the protein MPTINQLVRQGRKSHTTKSNSPALNFGYNSKNKSLTTNPAPQKRGVATRVGTMTPKKPNSALRKYARVRLSNLIEVTAYIPGVGHNLQEHSVVLIRGGRVKDLPGVRYHIVRGALDTAGVDGRMQSRSKYGTKRPKK
- the fusA gene encoding elongation factor G — its product is MANKREFPLEKTRNIGIMAHIDAGKTTTTERILYYTGKIHKIGETHDGASQMDWMVQEQERGITITSAATTAVWKGHRVNIIDTPGHVDFTMEVERSLRVLDGAITVLDAQAGVEPQTENVWRQATTYSVPRIVFVNKMDKIGADFKFSVQSIHDRLGANAHAVQLPIGAEDNFEGVIDLLDMKADLYDEDELGSEWDVVDIPAEYLDDAKAARTDLIEAIADVDDGIMDRYLNGDDIPVEDLRKAIRKATIDLEFFPVFAGSAFKNKGVQMLLDGVVDYLPSPLDVKPYNATDPDTGEEVALIAGDDKPFAALAFKIATDPFVGRLTYIRVYTGSLEAGSYVQNTSKDNRERVGRLLQMHSNHRQEIPEVFSGDIAAVIGLKNTTTGDSLTDKDHPLILESMEIPEPVIQVSVEPKSKEDRDKLDVAIQKLSEEDPTFRAETNPETGETLIAGMGELHLDIMVDRMRREFNVDAQIGEPQVAYRETFTKSASAQGKFVRQSGGKGQYGDVWVEFTPNEEGKGFEFEDAIVGGVVPREYIPSVEQGLKESMENGVLAGYPLIDVKAKLYDGSYHEVDSSEAAFKVAASMALKNAAKDAGAVILEPIMKVEIIAPEDNFGDIMGQVTARRGRVEGMEARGNAQAVNAMVPLAEMFGYATTLRSATQGRGTFTMTFDHYEAVPKSIQEEIIKKNGGQ
- the rpsG gene encoding 30S ribosomal protein S7; the protein is MPRKGNVSKRDVLPDPVYNSKLVSRLINHLMIDGKRGKASTILYDAFDIIKKQTGNEPVEVFEEAMKNIMPVLEVKARRIGGSNYQVPIEVRPERRTTLGLRWLVQYSRQRGEHTMDERLAREIMDAANNTGAAVKKREDTHKMADANRAFAHYRW